The Cinclus cinclus chromosome 3, bCinCin1.1, whole genome shotgun sequence genome has a window encoding:
- the DDO gene encoding D-aspartate oxidase, which yields MASPKVAVVGAGVIGLSTALCITETCPSCSVTVLSDQFSPNTTSDVAAGMLIPHTYPDTPIQRQKQWFKETFTYLFAISNSAEASEAGIHLVSGWQVFKSPPKEELPFWSDIVLGFRPVSEAELQKFPQYRFGQAFTTLKCDCPPYLLWLEKRLKATGTQMYTRKVSDLWELRSEYDIVVNCAGMGAQELVGDEQLFPVRGQVLKVHAPWVKLFIRDGDGLTYIYPGVHKVTLGGTREKGSWTLSPDAGTTKDIFDRCCSLEPSLQGAQDIEVKVGLRPSRQCVRVQREVLSQGGVKLPVVHNYGHGAGGFSVHRGTANEAAHLVEECISALQGSSSRAKL from the exons ATGGCCTCACCCAAGGTTGCAGTGGTGGGCGCAGGAGTCATCGGCCTGTCCACAGCACTGTGCATCACAGAGACTtgtcccagctgctctgtgacGGTCCTTTCAGACCAGTTCAGCCCCAACACCACGAGTGATGTGGCAGCTGGGATGCTCATCCCTCACACCTACCCAG ACACACCGATCCAAAGGCAGAAGCAGTGGTTCAAAGAGACCTTCACTTACCTTTTTGCCATCAGCAACTCGGCCGAGGCATCAGAAGCTGGCATTCACCTGGTCTCTGG TTGGCAGGTCTTCAAAAGCCCTCCCAAGGAAGAGTTACCTTTCTGGTCAGATATTGTGCTGGGATTTCGACCAGTGTCCGAAGCAGAACTCCAGAAGTTCCCGCAGTACCGGTTTGGTCAGGCCTTTACGACCTTGAAATGTGACTGCCCACCCTACCTGCTGTGGCTGGAGAAAAG GTTGAAAGCAACTGGGACCCAGATGTACACCAGGAAAGTGTCAGACTTGTGGGAGCTGCGCAGTGAATATGACATCGTTGTCAACTGTGCAGGCATGGGAgcccaggagctggtgggagaCGAGCAGCTCTTCCCTGTCAGGGGACAAGTACTCAAGGTTCACGCTCCTTGGGTGAAACTATTCATCCGGGATGGAGATGGCTTAACTTATATCTACCCAGGAGTACACAAGGTGACCCTGGGAGGAaccagggaaaagggaagctgGACTCTCTCCCCTGATGCTGGCACTACTAAAGATATCTTTGATAGATGCTGCTCCCTTGAGCCCTCACTGCAGGGAGCTCAGGATATCGAGGTGAAGGTGGGCCTGAGGCCATCCAGGCAGTGCGTGAGAGTGCAGAGAGAGGTTTTGAGCCAAGGAGGAGTTAAGCTTCCAGTGGTCCACAACTATGGGCATGGGGCAGGTGGCTTTTCAGTGCACAGGGGCACAGCCAACGAGGCTGCTCACCTGGTGGAAGAGTGCATTTCTGCTCTGCAAGGCTCCTCATCGAGGGCCAAGCTTTGA